The DNA segment CTGTTCTGGATTCCCGCCGAGCTGCTCCCGGAGCACGTGCTTTCTATGTTCATTACAACGTCGGGGGTGGCAGCGTCAGGAGTGACGAATTTCCGCATTATGTTCAGCACCTACATTTTACAGGGAAGTTTTCTGATTGCGGTCACACTGTTCCAGTCCTTGGGTAAGGCGAATAAGGCCACATGGCTGGTGCTGTTCCGCCAGATTATCCTCTTTATTCCGCTGTGTGTCCTCTTGCCGATGATCGGCGGCCTGGGCATTCGCGGCGTATGGCTGGCGATTGCTCTGACAGATGCGGTTCTGGTTGTAATCACGATTGCGATGATGGCGTCTGAATTTCGTAAAATGCCGCGCACTTTGCAGGCTTTGCGGTAAGGAGGGGCGGCTATGTATCTCTGTGACGGAACCGTAGGAAACAGCTATAAAGTAAAAGAAATAAAGTTACCGATCAACATTGAAAAGCGCCTTGAAGCATTGGGAATGACACAAGGAACGCCCATTGATGTACTGAACAGCAAGGGGCATGGAATCCTGATTGTGAAAATACGAGGAACCCGGTTTGCGTTGGGGCGCAATATCACGAAGAATATTTTAGTGGGGTAAATTCTGATGAGTGAAAGTATGACAATCGGTTTCATCGGAAATCCAAACTGCGGAAAAACCACACTGTTTAATGCCTATACGGGCGCAAACCTAAAAGTGGCAAACTGGCCGGGAGTCACCGTTGAAAAGGTGGAAGGTGCCATCAAGGACCATGATATGACCATTCGCCTGGTTGACCTTCCCGGTACTTACAGCCTGACTTCTTATACGATGGAGGAGCAGGTTTCCAGACAGTTCATACTTAGCGATGAAGTCGATGTAATTATTGATGTTGCAGATGCCTCCGCACTTGAGCGCAATCTGTATCTGACCCTACAGCTTCTGGAACTTGGCAAGCCGGTTGTACTGGCACTGAACATGATGGACATTGTGGAAA comes from the Eubacteriaceae bacterium Marseille-Q4139 genome and includes:
- a CDS encoding FeoA domain-containing protein; this translates as MYLCDGTVGNSYKVKEIKLPINIEKRLEALGMTQGTPIDVLNSKGHGILIVKIRGTRFALGRNITKNILVG